CAGCACCCATTTGACCACCGCAGGATAGGTTATGGGCGATTCCTTTCCCAACTCTTGCTCGTCTCGTTGGAGAGTTGGGATAAGATAAATCCACTGAATCACCTACCTCAGCAACTTGATAACCTTGCTTCGTACCATTTCTGACCTTGATTCCTTCAAGAACACCATGGCGGTCTTGAGAGGTCAATGTGAACATTGGCTCATCCTGTTTCTTGAGCCTACGTCCATTTTGACGCTTATTGATTCGATTGGGTGTCAGAATAGGTTGAATTTCGAGTACTCCAGAATTCATCGCTGTCCGCTTTGTAGCTCCAGCAGTATATCGTGCGGTGATACATCGTGCCTCATCTGTCAACTTTGGTTCTGTCAAAGATTGGTCAATAAGATAAAGACCTGTCTTAGCACCCAGTCCTCCACCCTCACCAACAAGGGTTGTGGCAATTCCACTAGGGTCGTAGACACGATAGCTTTGAATACCACCTACAAGTTGCTTAAGATGGCTACCGCTTTCTCCGCTGATAGGTAATACTTTTCGTCGACCTCTGCTTCTAAGATGTCCGAGAGTGTAGATGCGTTCTCGATTTTGGGGAACTCCGTAGTCTTTTGAATTGAACACTTGCCACTCAAGGTCGTACCCTGCTTCATCCAGGATAGTGAGATAGTCGAGATAATCTCGTCCCCCGCCACTTGATAAAAGTCCCTTAACATTTTCAAGGAGTATCCACTCGGGTTTATCTTCTTCCTCTTGGCTTTGGAGGAGGTCAACAAATGTAAAAAAGAGTCCACTTCGCTCACCGTATAGGCCTGCTCGCTTTCCTGCGATAGACACATTTTGACAAGGGCTTCCCGCAGTCCATAAATCTGCTTTTGGAAGTTGTGTTGGGTCAATGCTTGTGATGTCGTCATGAAACCATTCTCCTTTCGTGTCGTACATTGCTTCATAAGATTTTCTTGCAAATTTATCTTTTTCACAGTAACCGATACATTTGAAACCAGCTAATTCCAAACCACGACGAAAACCACCCACTCCTGCAAAGAAATCAAGAAAAGTTAAGGTCATACCGTCTCCTCCCTATAATTTGTTAAAGCGAATGACTTATAATTCCTACATATTTTCTCAACTTTATTACGAATCCAGTTTGGTACTTCAGGAACTTTGTTATAACGACCGTACTCACCAAACAACAATTCAATGCCAACATTCCTAGCTTGGGTTGCCTCTAGGAATGTATCATAATAACCCAGGTGAATATCACGTTGAGAGATTTTGATTCTGGCACGATATTTTTGTCTTGGTTTATAATAACTAACCCCTGTTACTCCAGAAGTATTATTTGATTGTAGACCTTGATTTATTTGGTTTTGTTGATGCGTACAAAAACGAATATTCTCAGAACGATTATCAAAGGTATCTAGATTAATGTGGTCGATTTCATATCCATGGCGATGACCAAATAAATAACGATGAAGATATTTGCCTTTCGCACAAATAATGTACGACTTTGCATCTTCATCGTCATTTTTATTTCGGTAGAAGTTAATATCTTCTATAAGTGAGAATCTGTCTCTATCAAACCTAAATTGAGTGCCATCTTTCAAAGTTCCTATACCAATTGAACCAATAAATGAATAGTGAACATTAGACATTACATCCCCCCTAACTGTTTCACTGCTTCTTCATAACTGATTGATTGACCTTCACGGACTACCGTCACATCTGTATTGTCCGTTGCTTCCATGTAGCGTTTCACAATGACATCCACAAACTTCTCATCAAGTTCAATCCCATAACAGATACGTCCTGTCTGGTCTGCCGCAATGAGGGTTGACCCAGACCCAAGGAAAGGATCCAATACCAAAGTCCCTCTCATGGATGAATTTTGAATAGGGTAAGCCATGAGCTGAATCGGCTTCATGGTTGGATGGTCTTTGCTGGACTTAGGACGGTCGTATTCCCAAATGGTCGTCTGTTTACGGTCACTGAACCATTGGTGTTTGCCTTTTTGACGCCACCCGTATAAGACTGGCTCATGTCGCCATTGATAAGGACTACGTCCAAGCACTAATGAGTTCTTCTTCCAAATACAACATCCACTGAGATAAAAACCAGCATCCTTAAATGCCTTACGGAAGTTCAATCCTTCCGTATCCGCATGAAATACGTAGATTGAGGCGTCAGCTTCCATGTGGTTCTCAACTTGAGTAAACATAGCTAAAAGAAACTGATAAAATTCAGAATCACCCATATTGTCATTTTGAATTTTACCTGCCGTCTTTTCAACATCGCAATTATACGGCGGATCTGTCACAACAAGATTGACTTTCTTATCACCTAAAAGTTGGTCGTAGGTTTCTGCCTTAGTGGAGTCACCACAAATCACTCGGTGTTTACCAAGTTGCCAGATGTCCCCACGTCTTGCTACTGTCAGTTTCTTCAACTCCTCGTCCACATCAAAGTCATCTTCAGATAACTCCTTGTCATGAATGTTGGAGAGAATGTCATCAATTTCTGGTGGTTCAAAACCAGTCAGGTCGAGATTGAAATCCGACTCCTGTAAATCCAAAAGCAAATCCGCCAAAAGCTGGTCGTCCCATTGACCGGTGATTTTGTTAAGGGCAATGTTTAGGGCCTTTTCATCTTCCTTAGATAAATCGACAATGACACATTTGGCGATTTCATAGTCTAAGTCCTTCAATACAGTCAATCGTTGATGCCCACCAATTACCGTCAGGTCTTTATTGACAATGATGGGGTCAACGTAACCAAACTTTAGTAGACTTTGCTTAATCTTTTCATACTCTTTGTCACCCTTTTTGAGTTTTTTCCGAGGATTGTAAGAGGCTGGGTGTAGTTCAGATAATCGAATCTCTCTAATTTCCATTGTTGGTTGACTTGTCATTGGTTTCTCCTTTATAAAAGCGTGATTGAATGTAACACGAATGGCTACAATATTTTCTATTCGGATTGGCATAAGATAAAAATGACCTGCCACAATATTGGCAAGTCAAATCTTCATATGCGGTTTTTGATTTATTGTGTTCGTCAGAATGAGTTGTCCACCAAACCTTACGACATTTATCCGAACAGAACTTCTTTGGTCTACCTATTTTATGAATTTTAAGTGCTTGATAACACTGTGGGCATCGAAGTCCATCATTCTGGTCGGCTTTTGCCATCTGCTTTGTAGCAGCACCATGTCCAAGCAATGCTGGATTTCGTTTACAGTATTTCTTAACGGAATCTCTAGATAAACCTGTAGCCTTTCCGATGAATCCATAACCAAGACCTTCTGCTCGCATTTTCCAGATTTGTTTGCGTTGACTTTCGTCCATTTGTTTTCCTTTCCAGCAAAAAAGGACTAAAAACAACTATTATCTACATTGTTTCTAGCCTTTTTCACTATTTTATTACCAAAATTACATACTAGGGAACGCTACATCCCCACATTAGAAACGTGATAACGGTGGGAAGGAACGTCAAAATTGAGCAATTTTAATGTACCCGCTTGCGAATTTTGCGAAATTGCACGTTTGAGGGGGCGTCGGTCTTAGTCTCCCAAGGGTTTAGAGATTTCATCCCCCCTCCCCCAATGAGTGAAAAATGAGATACTTTTGTAACGAAACTCCAAGATTAAAATCGATACGTATACTCCACATATCGGTCAGTCGTCTTGGTCTTCCTATCATGACAAGACTTACAAAGTGCTTGCCAGTTAGATTGATTCCAAAAGAGTTCTTGGTCACCTCTGTGGGGTGTAATATGGTCAACCACTATTGCCTTGGTCAATCGACCTTTGACTTTACATTGAACACAGAGTGGATGAACTTTTAAGTAACGAAGTCGTGCTTTATTCCACTGGGCATTGTATCCTTTGGCTTTGGTTGACTTGTTATCCAGTTGGTAGTTTGCTTTATGGTTCTCACAATACTTCTGCCCATAAGGTACTAGGTTAGGACAACCATTTTGTTTACAAGGTGTGCTTGGTCTTCTTGGCATCTTACTTCTCCCAAGGAAGATAGGCTTTTGTGAAATGTCCAAAGCAAGTTGTCTCGGTGTAGTCTACATCCAAGAGATGAAGTTTCTTAATGATACCTCCTGGTGTTAAATCATACCGCTCACGAATCATTCCTTCCAGTTGTTGTGTGGTGTAGCGGCTGGTTCCAAAGGTTTCTACATGCACCGACACAGGTTCTGCAACTCCAATGGCGTAGGCTAATTGTACTTCACATCGTTTCGCATAGCCTTCACGAACAATGTCCTTTGCAATCTTTCGTGCCATGTATGCGGCTGAGCGGTCAACCTTGCTTGGGTCTTTTCCAGAGAAAGCACCGCCACCATGATGTGCGAAACCACCATAGGTATCTGCCACAATTTTTCGACCAGTAACTCCTGCATCCGCAAAAGAACCACCAAGTACAAAGCGACCTGTTGGATTGACTAGAACTTTGAAATCTAGATTCTGACGGTAACGAAGAGCTACTGCCATCATAGCTTCAGTCACAATTCGTTTCACTTTAGCAAGGTCGGCCGTTTCAGTATGTTGGATGGAAACTAAAAAGGTATCAATTCGTTTCTTCTTGTAGTCGTAGGACACCTGAGCTTTTGCATCCTTTCCAAGTAAGGGGTGACCAAGCGACATCAGTTTCTCAAGGACTCGGGTTGCTAGAACATAAGGAAGTGGCAGGTACTCAGGTGTTTCGTCTGTCGCATAACCAAACATCATTCCTTGATCACCAGCACCTCCATTATCTACTCCTTGTGCAATATCTGCGCTTTGGAGTCCAAGTAGGTTAGTTACCCGAACATTCTTCATACCAAGTGGCTCGACAACCTGACGAACAATGTTCTCGAGATTAAAGTAATGTCTAGTTGAAATTTCACCAGCTACCACAACTTGGTTATCCTTGATTAAAGTCTCAACTGCCACACGACTTGATTTGTCATACTTTAGACACTCCGTCAAAATGGCATCTGAAATCTGATCACAGATTTTATCTGGGTGTCCAACTGAAACTTGTTCACTAGAAATAATCATAATTCCTCCACGCAAAAAGCCCAACCTTTATGAGGCTAGGCTTTACTTTATTTTACTGATTTTTGGCCTGCTTCGTAGGCTCTCTCCAATGCTCTTTTGATACCCCATACCGAAACATCGTAGAAGTCCAGATTGTCGCTCCAACGTTTTTCCAAAGTTTCAACTTGAAGTTCTTCTTTAGCAATCTCTGTTAAAAGGGCATTGAGTTTTTCTTGTTGGCGTTTTGTCATTGTATTGTTCTCCTCTTCTTTTGTTGTGTACATATTAACTCTAAAGTGGAGATATATCCAGTTATTACTGGGTATTTTTTTATCTTTTTTGACATCTTAAGTATATCACAGGTCTAGGTTGAAAATCAGTACTAAACCAGTACAAATTTAGTGCTAATTTAGTACCAATTTAGTGCACTCAACCATCACTAGATAGGGATGTGATAATCTTCCACCTTAAGTTCAAGACTTTTTGAAGTCCAACGATAACACTTGCGTAATTGTTTTAGAATCTTACGCCTACGATAAGCAAGTGTTGAATGACTGATTTCATAAATCTCTTCTAGTTCAGTCCAACTCTTGCCTAAGTAAATTAAATCCTTGGCTAATGGCTTCAAATCCTCAGGTATTAGCTCCATAACGAACTCAAAGTAGTAAAGATCCATTTTTAAGCAGTAGTAGGTATTAAGCAAACTACTGAGGTACTCTTGATTTTCTTGTTCTTGTTTTTCTCTAAAACTAAGAGAAATCAGCTCACTACGACCATGGTTTTTACTTTTCTTGACCTTTTCATGCTCTGACTTCTCAAATACCAGTGACTGAATCACACTATTCTCTGAGATAGGTCGATAGTTGAGCAATTTCTCCTGAACTAAATGTAACTTCATTTTCATGTCACGATAGTTTTTAGCTATATATTCCACCTTATCCATCTGCCCCTCCTACTTGTGCCTTAACAGCTTCAATCAGCCGTTCTTGTTGTGCATCTTTGTTTTCTAGTGCCTTGAGGATTTCCTCATCAATCGTTCCTTCAGTTACAATGTGTTGGATAACAACAGTCTCAGACTCTTGTCCCTGTCGCCAAAGCCGTGCATTGGTTTGTTGGTATAGTTCCAAAGACCATGTTAAACCAAACCAGACCAAGTGGTGACCGCCTTTTTGGAGATTCAAACCATGACCTGCTCCAGCTGGATGAAGTAAGCCAACTGGAACATTCCCCTTATTCCATTCACGAATATCTTCTTCTGTTTTCAACACCCGACTCTTTACCTTGAGTTTTTCTAAACGACCCATAATCCTAGCCAAGTCATGTTTGAACCAATAGGCAACTAAGACAGGTTCTCCATTCGCGGATTCGAGGATATCCTCAAGGGCATCTAGTTTCTGTTCATGTAATGCCACAACCGAATGATCATCAGAATATACGGCTCCATTGGACAACTGAACTAACTTGCTCGTAAGGCTTGCAGCATTTGCGGCAGTTACTTCTAGTCCGTCTAACTCTGACAAGATATACTCTTTCTTAAACTGAATGTATTTTTCTTTTTCCTTTTCTGTCATACGCACCAGTTTCTTGGTTGAAATTAATTCGGGCATATCCAGATAGTCTAAGGCTTTCATAGAAATGGTAATATCACTAATCTTGTCTTGAATTTGACACTCCGCATAGTCCATGGGGATGTACTCATAGACAATATTGCCATTGCGACGACCTTCTTCAAAGTAGCGACTACGAAACTCACCGATGAATCGACCAAGTCGTTCTCCCCCGTCAATGACCTTGAACTCTGCGAACAAGTCCATCAGTCCATTAGAACTCGGTGTTCCTGTTAGTCCAACCACTCGCTTCATGTAAGGTCGCATAGCCATGAAAGCTTTGAAACGCTTGGACTGCCATGACTTGAAAGAACTCAATTCATCAATTACTACCATATCCCACTTGAAATAGGGACTACATTGTTCCACCAACCAAGGGAGATTTTCACGATTGACGATATAGACATCCGCATCTTTCTGAAGAGCTACTTTTCGTTGCTTTGGTGTTCCCACAATTTTCGAATACCGTAAGTGACGCAACTCCGCCCATTGCTCAATCTCATCACTCCATACTGTATTTGCGACTCGAAGTGGGGCAATAACCAAAACCTTTGTAACCTCAAATCGGTCAAACATCAATTCATTCACAGCGGATAAAGTCGTAGCCGTCTTTCCCATCCCCATGTCTAAGATGACTGCTGCATAAGGGTGACCTATGATGAAGTCCTTGGCGACTACTTGATAGTTATGTAATGTCAATTTCATCTAGCACCTCTCCAATCATCTCAATTCGGTCAATCACATAAACCGTAAAGCCTAACCGCTCGAACAGTTTATGTCTTGACACTTGTAACATCCTTGGCTTTTGGTCAGGAGCTTTTACTTCCACCAAGCCAAACTTGCCATTGGGTAAAAACACCAAGCGATCTGGCACACCAGAAAAAGATGGTGATACCCATTTAGGACAAATGCCTCCTCGAGCCTTTACAGACTTCACCAAAGCTTGCTCAACGTACTTTTCTCTCATCGTTCTAAATCCTCTCGTCAAATTGAAGTGTGTAGGTCTAGTGCAGTCATTTCCAAAACTCCCCTTATAGGCTTTTTTATAGTAATTTTTGCTTATAGGATAGTTTTAGAAAAGACCATAATAGACCTACACAAAATCAAAAAATGTTATTCATGCTGGTCGTTTTAAACATCTTTCTGAAACATCATTCAAAATAAGTTCCAACCATTCATTCAACGACCTACACACCTAAATTAGTCCAGCACCAGTCTTGTGGAGGTAAGTTGGCTAAAAATGTCGGTCATTAATCTAAGAAATCATATCCATCATCAACCAATTTCAAACCAAGAATGAGGTTACCTTTACTTGTCCGTTTTCGTTTAAAACCTGCCTGATCAAGAGCAGAATAAAAATCGGTCGTACTGCGTGTGTACTCCATGTTTTTGGCACAATAGGCACGATACTGACTGTAAAGTTCTCCTGATTTTTCTGACAACTGATCACCAACTTGACAACAGTCACTAAGGAAGTGTCCTAACCAATCATTTGCTTCTCGGTAGGCTTTGACGGATGCTGATACGGCAGTTGGTACTTTTGTTTTGAAGTTCGCTTTGATGGCTTTTTCTGCACCTTCTATAATCCAAGACATGATGGCTGGTGCTGCATTGTCGTACAGATAATCCGCAAAGTTTTTGATATCAGAGCGACCAGTTATTTTGGCATTAAAGGGGATAACAACCAAACGTCGCCAAGTTCCATCATCGTTCGCCCCTACTTTAGGCAGATGGTTAGTGTAAAGAACTAGCGTGTGTGATGGCACAAAGTGAAAAGGATCCTTGTACTTTTTCTCAGCTTGGATTTCATCAGTTGAGGTAATCTGCTTAACAACGGCTGTATTGAGTCTCATACCCTCAGCCATCTCAGAAGCAATGACCAGTCGTTTTCCTTTAAGCTCAGCAAGCTCTGGACTGACATTTCGCTTGTTTGACATGGTTAAAGCATCCGCAGATAATTTCCCTGAGTAGCTACCTAGCACTCGAGCAATGGTATTCCAAAAAGTAGACTTGCCGTTCGCTCCGCCTCCATAGGCAATAATCATGTGTTCCTGATAGACCTTACCGATTGCCGCCATACCAATAATTTCTTGAACATAATCAATTAATTCTTGGTCATTACAGAAAAAGGTAGCTAAAGTTTCCTGCCATAAGCCCATTCCCTGATCACTAGGAGAGACTGCTGTCATTTTAGTTATATAATCTTCAGGATTGTGTTCTTGTGACCCATTTATTCCTTTTCGTAAATCATAGGTAGCCTCTGGGGTATTGAGTAATAAGTCATCACTATCTAATTCTGACAATTCTACTGAAAGCATTGGCTTAGCTGTATTATAGACAGCCATCAAATTCTTATAGTCACGATGTTTCATAACAAATTTATGAAACTCTTTAGCAGCTAGATAGGCTTTTAAATATTTCAACTGAAGTGGAGTTTCAA
This region of Streptococcus suis genomic DNA includes:
- a CDS encoding site-specific DNA-methyltransferase, which translates into the protein MTSQPTMEIREIRLSELHPASYNPRKKLKKGDKEYEKIKQSLLKFGYVDPIIVNKDLTVIGGHQRLTVLKDLDYEIAKCVIVDLSKEDEKALNIALNKITGQWDDQLLADLLLDLQESDFNLDLTGFEPPEIDDILSNIHDKELSEDDFDVDEELKKLTVARRGDIWQLGKHRVICGDSTKAETYDQLLGDKKVNLVVTDPPYNCDVEKTAGKIQNDNMGDSEFYQFLLAMFTQVENHMEADASIYVFHADTEGLNFRKAFKDAGFYLSGCCIWKKNSLVLGRSPYQWRHEPVLYGWRQKGKHQWFSDRKQTTIWEYDRPKSSKDHPTMKPIQLMAYPIQNSSMRGTLVLDPFLGSGSTLIAADQTGRICYGIELDEKFVDVIVKRYMEATDNTDVTVVREGQSISYEEAVKQLGGM
- a CDS encoding phage/plasmid primase, P4 family, with amino-acid sequence MQFTLSHSGQTGVQTTTVYPNQVTITDEISLQTVVQFDHVAGLFLNNTRSNTNFIQSNVLVMDIDNDHSENPEEWITVERLKEIFADYNFALVTSRSHLKAKGGKAPRPKFHIYFQINEVTDKDIYVAMKEELCNQYKFFDDHAKDAARFFFGNPNAQVIWHDSWLTIDEDLFQVVSIEDEEDFDADFYTPPSGPIQQGSRNSTMSVFAAKILKRLGVTQEARYGFDEQAQKCVPPLDKAELDSIWGSAVRFYNRTIKTSKGYVAPDAFNRETLKPDDYSDVGEAGVLAREYANRLAYTNATDYLYYDGTHWRENKQLALGAVVHFTDEQLAEANALLESADKQLQSSGIDELTIKAGGKRLENAVETPLQLKYLKAYLAAKEFHKFVMKHRDYKNLMAVYNTAKPMLSVELSELDSDDLLLNTPEATYDLRKGINGSQEHNPEDYITKMTAVSPSDQGMGLWQETLATFFCNDQELIDYVQEIIGMAAIGKVYQEHMIIAYGGGANGKSTFWNTIARVLGSYSGKLSADALTMSNKRNVSPELAELKGKRLVIASEMAEGMRLNTAVVKQITSTDEIQAEKKYKDPFHFVPSHTLVLYTNHLPKVGANDDGTWRRLVVIPFNAKITGRSDIKNFADYLYDNAAPAIMSWIIEGAEKAIKANFKTKVPTAVSASVKAYREANDWLGHFLSDCCQVGDQLSEKSGELYSQYRAYCAKNMEYTRSTTDFYSALDQAGFKRKRTSKGNLILGLKLVDDGYDFLD
- a CDS encoding DNA cytosine methyltransferase is translated as MTLTFLDFFAGVGGFRRGLELAGFKCIGYCEKDKFARKSYEAMYDTKGEWFHDDITSIDPTQLPKADLWTAGSPCQNVSIAGKRAGLYGERSGLFFTFVDLLQSQEEEDKPEWILLENVKGLLSSGGGRDYLDYLTILDEAGYDLEWQVFNSKDYGVPQNRERIYTLGHLRSRGRRKVLPISGESGSHLKQLVGGIQSYRVYDPSGIATTLVGEGGGLGAKTGLYLIDQSLTEPKLTDEARCITARYTAGATKRTAMNSGVLEIQPILTPNRINKRQNGRRLKKQDEPMFTLTSQDRHGVLEGIKVRNGTKQGYQVAEVGDSVDLSYPNSPTRRARVGKGIAHNLSCGGQMGAVVWNDRVVKIRRLTPRECFRLQGFSDDLFEKAQAVNSDAQLYKQAGNGVTVTVVYAIGCAILASEK
- a CDS encoding VRR-NUC domain-containing protein; the protein is MREKYVEQALVKSVKARGGICPKWVSPSFSGVPDRLVFLPNGKFGLVEVKAPDQKPRMLQVSRHKLFERLGFTVYVIDRIEMIGEVLDEIDIT
- a CDS encoding DUF6900 domain-containing protein, giving the protein MTKRQQEKLNALLTEIAKEELQVETLEKRWSDNLDFYDVSVWGIKRALERAYEAGQKSVK
- a CDS encoding HNH endonuclease; protein product: MSNVHYSFIGSIGIGTLKDGTQFRFDRDRFSLIEDINFYRNKNDDEDAKSYIICAKGKYLHRYLFGHRHGYEIDHINLDTFDNRSENIRFCTHQQNQINQGLQSNNTSGVTGVSYYKPRQKYRARIKISQRDIHLGYYDTFLEATQARNVGIELLFGEYGRYNKVPEVPNWIRNKVEKICRNYKSFALTNYREETV
- the metK gene encoding methionine adenosyltransferase; protein product: MIISSEQVSVGHPDKICDQISDAILTECLKYDKSSRVAVETLIKDNQVVVAGEISTRHYFNLENIVRQVVEPLGMKNVRVTNLLGLQSADIAQGVDNGGAGDQGMMFGYATDETPEYLPLPYVLATRVLEKLMSLGHPLLGKDAKAQVSYDYKKKRIDTFLVSIQHTETADLAKVKRIVTEAMMAVALRYRQNLDFKVLVNPTGRFVLGGSFADAGVTGRKIVADTYGGFAHHGGGAFSGKDPSKVDRSAAYMARKIAKDIVREGYAKRCEVQLAYAIGVAEPVSVHVETFGTSRYTTQQLEGMIRERYDLTPGGIIKKLHLLDVDYTETTCFGHFTKAYLPWEK
- a CDS encoding HNH endonuclease signature motif containing protein, producing MPRRPSTPCKQNGCPNLVPYGQKYCENHKANYQLDNKSTKAKGYNAQWNKARLRYLKVHPLCVQCKVKGRLTKAIVVDHITPHRGDQELFWNQSNWQALCKSCHDRKTKTTDRYVEYTYRF
- a CDS encoding DEAD/DEAH box helicase yields the protein MKLTLHNYQVVAKDFIIGHPYAAVILDMGMGKTATTLSAVNELMFDRFEVTKVLVIAPLRVANTVWSDEIEQWAELRHLRYSKIVGTPKQRKVALQKDADVYIVNRENLPWLVEQCSPYFKWDMVVIDELSSFKSWQSKRFKAFMAMRPYMKRVVGLTGTPSSNGLMDLFAEFKVIDGGERLGRFIGEFRSRYFEEGRRNGNIVYEYIPMDYAECQIQDKISDITISMKALDYLDMPELISTKKLVRMTEKEKEKYIQFKKEYILSELDGLEVTAANAASLTSKLVQLSNGAVYSDDHSVVALHEQKLDALEDILESANGEPVLVAYWFKHDLARIMGRLEKLKVKSRVLKTEEDIREWNKGNVPVGLLHPAGAGHGLNLQKGGHHLVWFGLTWSLELYQQTNARLWRQGQESETVVIQHIVTEGTIDEEILKALENKDAQQERLIEAVKAQVGGADG